In Nitrospinota bacterium, the following proteins share a genomic window:
- a CDS encoding helix-turn-helix domain-containing protein, producing MSGLGERLRKEREMRGVSLDEIAKATRINQKFLLALEENDFDALPAPVFVTGFLRSYASHLGMDADSLVAEYEAVKKPLKPFQPLVPEERKLPLISKDEFNRNFPLIAAGAGILLVVALLAVFITRSTAPRETAVVQKPEEEDLLAVPVEPPPPQLPAAAEQPPAEEPVNAHETAAVKISESAPVKPIEKPVEKPAAVKPEPAERPKAEPDQEPAQRAYRYSMGLTAVEQDVWVYVLIDDTDVRDMYVRAGQTVFLRGNQKFVLTTGNSFYLKVKVNGTPVEIPSASSNKVVRNWPVPLPE from the coding sequence ATGAGTGGACTGGGTGAACGGCTGAGAAAAGAGCGCGAAATGCGCGGCGTGAGCCTGGACGAAATAGCCAAGGCAACGCGCATCAACCAAAAATTTCTGCTGGCGCTGGAAGAGAACGATTTCGACGCCCTTCCCGCGCCGGTGTTTGTTACCGGCTTTTTGCGCTCTTACGCCTCGCATCTCGGCATGGACGCCGACAGCCTGGTGGCGGAATACGAAGCGGTCAAGAAACCGTTGAAGCCATTTCAGCCCTTGGTGCCCGAAGAGCGTAAGCTGCCGCTCATTTCAAAAGACGAGTTCAACCGCAATTTCCCGCTGATCGCCGCTGGAGCGGGGATTTTGCTGGTGGTGGCCCTGCTGGCGGTGTTTATCACGCGCTCCACCGCGCCGCGGGAAACCGCCGTAGTGCAAAAACCGGAAGAAGAAGACCTGTTGGCGGTGCCGGTGGAGCCTCCTCCGCCGCAGCTTCCGGCGGCGGCGGAGCAACCGCCCGCGGAAGAGCCGGTCAATGCCCACGAAACGGCGGCGGTGAAAATATCCGAATCCGCCCCCGTGAAGCCAATTGAGAAACCAGTTGAAAAACCGGCCGCCGTGAAACCGGAACCGGCCGAGAGGCCCAAGGCGGAGCCGGATCAGGAACCGGCCCAGCGGGCGTACAGGTACAGCATGGGGCTTACCGCCGTCGAGCAGGACGTGTGGGTCTATGTGCTGATCGACGATACCGATGTGCGCGATATGTACGTTCGCGCCGGGCAAACCGTTTTCCTGCGCGGCAACCAAAAGTTTGTGCTCACCACCGGCAACTCCTTTTATCTGAAGGTGAAGGTGAACGGCACGCCGGTCGAGATTCCCAGCGCCTCTTCCAACAAGGTCGTCCGCAACTGGCCGGTTCCATTGCCAGAATGA